In Ostrea edulis chromosome 6, xbOstEdul1.1, whole genome shotgun sequence, a single window of DNA contains:
- the LOC125647883 gene encoding uncharacterized protein LOC125647883 isoform X1, producing MGSNDISAHVYERLISIISKPPHRRTDLEINQILSWFKKKSDLFRQLKDEIIVDIVKNCEFETDEKDDLIIKQGDEGECFFIILSGTVSIYINTNFGADDDTGNNYSGSETEVERTKSGRRQKPLDRSIYGNYVGKIDAGRSFGELALINADCIRNATIIADEKTDLVIVNRDLYKRSLHEFQAKDFDERKRFVDSHSMFDNWLPKYKKQMAMSLRREKILFDATIVRQGAPVDGIMFLLSGQVKLLMDSVLHAMQYPAYFPLVDPADLEKVQARELLRRELSISPSRLEDKKWSPVSISTPSVSSAMSATDSRCKLRSPQVSRHNIEVCNLGAFEIIGDLEAVIDLPTYCYTVKCTQEAEVFILDQKNYDRLIEKRNPKVIEILKESVREKYRLRLSWLPSKELPLIRHFLYQLWEEKRSKRDRPKKTVKKEPVQDWSVTNLKKGPLIDMFGPGSVFFLIRMKEKQRQLEKERYQGAKKRLQQTRPRNPQQTPPTVDTITYQTSRDSTFVSQLGRTSTMDSGLGSSKTPDRIQSGVDDDILCDDSGIESCRLVCESSHSRTGDSSPRNDFAFIDSEINENNLLRLEQRLEAWNNKMTKDSQRKRNIKPVKLPRYVHEVNIITGPLAPIPGKKVFIKPIRRKEIDIIETLKKGLDEDGSNTLSYREETPDRSAPPTASSVRIQTDTKKRRHRPFSVRFDQHPIIHRKRTATVRQYSAAEYEALKGELRRKQQSFKSILTRPQSAFA from the exons ATGGGGTCTAACGATATTTCGGCCCACGTGTATGAAAGACTCATCAGCATCATTAGCAAACCCCCACATCGAAGGACTGACCTGGAAATTAACCAAATCCTGTCCTGGTTTAAAAAGAAGTCAGACTTGTTCCGGCAACTCAAAGATG AAATTATTGTTGATATTGTGAAGAACTGTGAATTTGAGACAGACGAAAAAGATGACCTCATTATCAAACAAGGAGATGAAGGGGAATG TTTCTTCATCATCTTGAGTGGGACAGTGTCTATATATATCAACACTAACTTCGGTGCTGATGATGACACAGGAAATAACTACTCCGGTTCGGAAACGGAAGTTGAGAGAACCAAGAGCGGACGGCGGCAAAAACCACTGGACAGGTCAATCTACGGCAATTATGTTGGGAAAATAG ATGCTGGTCGGAGCTTCGGTGAGCTTGCCTTGATAAACGCCGACTGTATCCGGAATGCTACGATCATTGCCGATGAAAAGACCGACTTGGTCATCGTCAACAGGGACTTGTACAAACGTTCATTGCATGAGTTCCAGGCAAAGGATTTCGACGAACGGAAACGATTCGTGGACAGTCACTCCATGTTTGATAATTGGCTACCTAAGTACAAAAAACAGATGGCCATGAGTCTGAGGCGAGAGAAGATTCTCTTCGATGCCACCATTGTTCGACAGGGGGCGCCTGTGGATGGAATTATGTTTCTGTTAAG tggTCAGGTCAAACTCCTGATGGATTCCGTGTTACATGCTATGCAGTATCCAGCCTATTTCCCGTTAGTGGATCCTGCCGATTTGGAGAAAGTTCAGGCCAGAGAATTACTACGCAG GGAGTTGAGTATATCCCCATCTAGGCTAGAGGACAAGAAATGGTCACCTGTCTCTATATCCACACCCTCCGTCTCCTCCGCCATGTCCGCCACAGACAGCAGGTGTAAACTAAGGTCCCCGCAAGTCTCCAGACACAACATAGAAGTCTGCAACCTGGGGGCCTTTGAGATCATAG GTGACCTAGAGGCCGTGATAGATTTACCCACGTACTGCTACACAGTGAAATGTACTCAAGAGGCGGAGGTGTTTATCCTGGACCAGAAAAACTACGACAGACTGATCGAAAAACGCAATCCCAAAGTTATTGAAATTCTCAAAGAATCTGTCAGGGAGAAATACAGATTGCGGCTATCGTGGCTTCCGAGCAAAGAACTTCCGCTAATCCGACACTTCCTGTATCAGCTCTGGGAAGAGAAACGGTCAAAGAGGGACCGACCCAAAAAAACAGTGAAGAAAGAACCAGTTCAAGACTGGAGTGTGACTAACCTCAAAAAGGGGCCGCTTATTGACATGTTTGGGCCCGGAAGTGTGTTTTTTCTAATCCGAATGAAGGAGAAACAGCGTCAGTTGGAGAAAGAGCGTTATCAAGGAGCGAAAAAGAGGCTTCAACAAACGCGCCCCAGAAACCCCCAACAAACTCCTCCGACGGTGGACACCATTACATATCAGACGTCACGTGACAGTACATTTGTGTCACAGTTAGGGCGGACGTCCACGATGGATAGTGGACTTGGATCTAGTAAGACTCCGGATCGGATTCAAAGCGGGGTGGATGACGACATTCTGTGTGATGACAGTGGAATAGAGTCATGTCGACTTGTCTGTGAAAGTTCACACAGTCGTACTGGAGATTCGTCGCCTAGAAACGACTTCGCGTTCATAGACTCCGAAATCAACGAAAATAATCTCTTACGACTCGAACAAAGACTAGAGGCCTGGAATAATAAAATGACTAAAGATTCACAAAGGAAGAGGAACATTAAACCTGTAAAACTACCTCGATATGTTCATGAGGTAAACATTATAACG GGACCCTTAGCTCCAATTCCTGGCAAAAAAGTGTTCATAAAGCCGATACGTAGGAAAGAAATCGACATTATCGAGACATTGAAAAAAGGTTTAGACGAGGATGGTTCCAATACATTGAG TTACAGAGAGGAGACACCAGATCGCAGCGCCCCTCCGACAG catCGTCGGTACGAATCCAGACAGACACAAAGAAAAGACGACATCGTCCGTTTAGTGTCCGGTTTGATCAGCATCCCATCATCCACAGAAAAAGG ACTGCAACAGTGAGGCAGTACTCAGCTGCGGAGTATGAGGCACTGAAAGGAGAACTTCGCCGGAAACAGCAGTCATTTAAATCAATTCTTACGCGACCTCAGTCAGCGTTTGCCTAA
- the LOC125647883 gene encoding uncharacterized protein LOC125647883 isoform X2, which produces MGSNDISAHVYERLISIISKPPHRRTDLEINQILSWFKKKSDLFRQLKDEIIVDIVKNCEFETDEKDDLIIKQGDEGECFFIILSGTVSIYINTNFGADDDTGNNYSGSETEVERTKSGRRQKPLDRSIYGNYVGKIDAGRSFGELALINADCIRNATIIADEKTDLVIVNRDLYKRSLHEFQAKDFDERKRFVDSHSMFDNWLPKYKKQMAMSLRREKILFDATIVRQGAPVDGIMFLLSGQVKLLMDSVLHAMQYPAYFPLVDPADLEKVQARELLRRELSISPSRLEDKKWSPVSISTPSVSSAMSATDSRCKLRSPQVSRHNIEVCNLGAFEIIGDLEAVIDLPTYCYTVKCTQEAEVFILDQKNYDRLIEKRNPKVIEILKESVREKYRLRLSWLPSKELPLIRHFLYQLWEEKRSKRDRPKKTVKKEPVQDWSVTNLKKGPLIDMFGPGSVFFLIRMKEKQRQLEKERYQGAKKRLQQTRPRNPQQTPPTVDTITYQTSRDSTFVSQLGRTSTMDSGLGSSKTPDRIQSGVDDDILCDDSGIESCRLVCESSHSRTGDSSPRNDFAFIDSEINENNLLRLEQRLEAWNNKMTKDSQRKRNIKPVKLPRYVHEGPLAPIPGKKVFIKPIRRKEIDIIETLKKGLDEDGSNTLSYREETPDRSAPPTASSVRIQTDTKKRRHRPFSVRFDQHPIIHRKRTATVRQYSAAEYEALKGELRRKQQSFKSILTRPQSAFA; this is translated from the exons ATGGGGTCTAACGATATTTCGGCCCACGTGTATGAAAGACTCATCAGCATCATTAGCAAACCCCCACATCGAAGGACTGACCTGGAAATTAACCAAATCCTGTCCTGGTTTAAAAAGAAGTCAGACTTGTTCCGGCAACTCAAAGATG AAATTATTGTTGATATTGTGAAGAACTGTGAATTTGAGACAGACGAAAAAGATGACCTCATTATCAAACAAGGAGATGAAGGGGAATG TTTCTTCATCATCTTGAGTGGGACAGTGTCTATATATATCAACACTAACTTCGGTGCTGATGATGACACAGGAAATAACTACTCCGGTTCGGAAACGGAAGTTGAGAGAACCAAGAGCGGACGGCGGCAAAAACCACTGGACAGGTCAATCTACGGCAATTATGTTGGGAAAATAG ATGCTGGTCGGAGCTTCGGTGAGCTTGCCTTGATAAACGCCGACTGTATCCGGAATGCTACGATCATTGCCGATGAAAAGACCGACTTGGTCATCGTCAACAGGGACTTGTACAAACGTTCATTGCATGAGTTCCAGGCAAAGGATTTCGACGAACGGAAACGATTCGTGGACAGTCACTCCATGTTTGATAATTGGCTACCTAAGTACAAAAAACAGATGGCCATGAGTCTGAGGCGAGAGAAGATTCTCTTCGATGCCACCATTGTTCGACAGGGGGCGCCTGTGGATGGAATTATGTTTCTGTTAAG tggTCAGGTCAAACTCCTGATGGATTCCGTGTTACATGCTATGCAGTATCCAGCCTATTTCCCGTTAGTGGATCCTGCCGATTTGGAGAAAGTTCAGGCCAGAGAATTACTACGCAG GGAGTTGAGTATATCCCCATCTAGGCTAGAGGACAAGAAATGGTCACCTGTCTCTATATCCACACCCTCCGTCTCCTCCGCCATGTCCGCCACAGACAGCAGGTGTAAACTAAGGTCCCCGCAAGTCTCCAGACACAACATAGAAGTCTGCAACCTGGGGGCCTTTGAGATCATAG GTGACCTAGAGGCCGTGATAGATTTACCCACGTACTGCTACACAGTGAAATGTACTCAAGAGGCGGAGGTGTTTATCCTGGACCAGAAAAACTACGACAGACTGATCGAAAAACGCAATCCCAAAGTTATTGAAATTCTCAAAGAATCTGTCAGGGAGAAATACAGATTGCGGCTATCGTGGCTTCCGAGCAAAGAACTTCCGCTAATCCGACACTTCCTGTATCAGCTCTGGGAAGAGAAACGGTCAAAGAGGGACCGACCCAAAAAAACAGTGAAGAAAGAACCAGTTCAAGACTGGAGTGTGACTAACCTCAAAAAGGGGCCGCTTATTGACATGTTTGGGCCCGGAAGTGTGTTTTTTCTAATCCGAATGAAGGAGAAACAGCGTCAGTTGGAGAAAGAGCGTTATCAAGGAGCGAAAAAGAGGCTTCAACAAACGCGCCCCAGAAACCCCCAACAAACTCCTCCGACGGTGGACACCATTACATATCAGACGTCACGTGACAGTACATTTGTGTCACAGTTAGGGCGGACGTCCACGATGGATAGTGGACTTGGATCTAGTAAGACTCCGGATCGGATTCAAAGCGGGGTGGATGACGACATTCTGTGTGATGACAGTGGAATAGAGTCATGTCGACTTGTCTGTGAAAGTTCACACAGTCGTACTGGAGATTCGTCGCCTAGAAACGACTTCGCGTTCATAGACTCCGAAATCAACGAAAATAATCTCTTACGACTCGAACAAAGACTAGAGGCCTGGAATAATAAAATGACTAAAGATTCACAAAGGAAGAGGAACATTAAACCTGTAAAACTACCTCGATATGTTCATGAG GGACCCTTAGCTCCAATTCCTGGCAAAAAAGTGTTCATAAAGCCGATACGTAGGAAAGAAATCGACATTATCGAGACATTGAAAAAAGGTTTAGACGAGGATGGTTCCAATACATTGAG TTACAGAGAGGAGACACCAGATCGCAGCGCCCCTCCGACAG catCGTCGGTACGAATCCAGACAGACACAAAGAAAAGACGACATCGTCCGTTTAGTGTCCGGTTTGATCAGCATCCCATCATCCACAGAAAAAGG ACTGCAACAGTGAGGCAGTACTCAGCTGCGGAGTATGAGGCACTGAAAGGAGAACTTCGCCGGAAACAGCAGTCATTTAAATCAATTCTTACGCGACCTCAGTCAGCGTTTGCCTAA
- the LOC125647883 gene encoding uncharacterized protein LOC125647883 isoform X3 — protein MGSNDISAHVYERLISIISKPPHRRTDLEINQILSWFKKKSDLFRQLKDEIIVDIVKNCEFETDEKDDLIIKQGDEGECFFIILSGTVSIYINTNFGADDDTGNNYSGSETEVERTKSGRRQKPLDRSIYGNYVGKIDAGRSFGELALINADCIRNATIIADEKTDLVIVNRDLYKRSLHEFQAKDFDERKRFVDSHSMFDNWLPKYKKQMAMSLRREKILFDATIVRQGAPVDGIMFLLSGQVKLLMDSVLHAMQYPAYFPLVDPADLEKVQARELLRRELSISPSRLEDKKWSPVSISTPSVSSAMSATDSRCKLRSPQVSRHNIEVCNLGAFEIIGDLEAVIDLPTYCYTVKCTQEAEVFILDQKNYDRLIEKRNPKVIEILKESVREKYRLRLSWLPSKELPLIRHFLYQLWEEKRSKRDRPKKTVKKEPVQDWSVTNLKKGPLIDMFGPGSVFFLIRMKEKQRQLEKERYQGAKKRLQQTRPRNPQQTPPTVDTITYQTSRDSTFVSQLGRTSTMDSGLGSSKTPDRIQSGVDDDILCDDSGIESCRLVCESSHSRTGDSSPRNDFAFIDSEINENNLLRLEQRLEAWNNKMTKDSQRKRNIKPVKLPRYVHEVNIITGPLAPIPGKKVFIKPIRRKEIDIIETLKKGLDEDGSNTLSIVGTNPDRHKEKTTSSV, from the exons ATGGGGTCTAACGATATTTCGGCCCACGTGTATGAAAGACTCATCAGCATCATTAGCAAACCCCCACATCGAAGGACTGACCTGGAAATTAACCAAATCCTGTCCTGGTTTAAAAAGAAGTCAGACTTGTTCCGGCAACTCAAAGATG AAATTATTGTTGATATTGTGAAGAACTGTGAATTTGAGACAGACGAAAAAGATGACCTCATTATCAAACAAGGAGATGAAGGGGAATG TTTCTTCATCATCTTGAGTGGGACAGTGTCTATATATATCAACACTAACTTCGGTGCTGATGATGACACAGGAAATAACTACTCCGGTTCGGAAACGGAAGTTGAGAGAACCAAGAGCGGACGGCGGCAAAAACCACTGGACAGGTCAATCTACGGCAATTATGTTGGGAAAATAG ATGCTGGTCGGAGCTTCGGTGAGCTTGCCTTGATAAACGCCGACTGTATCCGGAATGCTACGATCATTGCCGATGAAAAGACCGACTTGGTCATCGTCAACAGGGACTTGTACAAACGTTCATTGCATGAGTTCCAGGCAAAGGATTTCGACGAACGGAAACGATTCGTGGACAGTCACTCCATGTTTGATAATTGGCTACCTAAGTACAAAAAACAGATGGCCATGAGTCTGAGGCGAGAGAAGATTCTCTTCGATGCCACCATTGTTCGACAGGGGGCGCCTGTGGATGGAATTATGTTTCTGTTAAG tggTCAGGTCAAACTCCTGATGGATTCCGTGTTACATGCTATGCAGTATCCAGCCTATTTCCCGTTAGTGGATCCTGCCGATTTGGAGAAAGTTCAGGCCAGAGAATTACTACGCAG GGAGTTGAGTATATCCCCATCTAGGCTAGAGGACAAGAAATGGTCACCTGTCTCTATATCCACACCCTCCGTCTCCTCCGCCATGTCCGCCACAGACAGCAGGTGTAAACTAAGGTCCCCGCAAGTCTCCAGACACAACATAGAAGTCTGCAACCTGGGGGCCTTTGAGATCATAG GTGACCTAGAGGCCGTGATAGATTTACCCACGTACTGCTACACAGTGAAATGTACTCAAGAGGCGGAGGTGTTTATCCTGGACCAGAAAAACTACGACAGACTGATCGAAAAACGCAATCCCAAAGTTATTGAAATTCTCAAAGAATCTGTCAGGGAGAAATACAGATTGCGGCTATCGTGGCTTCCGAGCAAAGAACTTCCGCTAATCCGACACTTCCTGTATCAGCTCTGGGAAGAGAAACGGTCAAAGAGGGACCGACCCAAAAAAACAGTGAAGAAAGAACCAGTTCAAGACTGGAGTGTGACTAACCTCAAAAAGGGGCCGCTTATTGACATGTTTGGGCCCGGAAGTGTGTTTTTTCTAATCCGAATGAAGGAGAAACAGCGTCAGTTGGAGAAAGAGCGTTATCAAGGAGCGAAAAAGAGGCTTCAACAAACGCGCCCCAGAAACCCCCAACAAACTCCTCCGACGGTGGACACCATTACATATCAGACGTCACGTGACAGTACATTTGTGTCACAGTTAGGGCGGACGTCCACGATGGATAGTGGACTTGGATCTAGTAAGACTCCGGATCGGATTCAAAGCGGGGTGGATGACGACATTCTGTGTGATGACAGTGGAATAGAGTCATGTCGACTTGTCTGTGAAAGTTCACACAGTCGTACTGGAGATTCGTCGCCTAGAAACGACTTCGCGTTCATAGACTCCGAAATCAACGAAAATAATCTCTTACGACTCGAACAAAGACTAGAGGCCTGGAATAATAAAATGACTAAAGATTCACAAAGGAAGAGGAACATTAAACCTGTAAAACTACCTCGATATGTTCATGAGGTAAACATTATAACG GGACCCTTAGCTCCAATTCCTGGCAAAAAAGTGTTCATAAAGCCGATACGTAGGAAAGAAATCGACATTATCGAGACATTGAAAAAAGGTTTAGACGAGGATGGTTCCAATACATTGAG catCGTCGGTACGAATCCAGACAGACACAAAGAAAAGACGACATCGTCCGTTTAG
- the LOC125647595 gene encoding uncharacterized protein LOC125647595: protein MLRLLQHAVLRNVSPICVPPSIRFFSKLGAQRTWPKSTPCFCPHLLHHRRQVQRSHTKENVGTAINAPLENSSSWKSVYETVTQPFTAERDETFSDTAELSVRYITVHTLYDFYVECPDGILFDVCYVDSHPDGVGGKDIKTVVLLPTSPGSHLDVLPLMRPLVRAGYRVVAINFPGYGKTNAFIKAHEFIFRGATDERTDFLLQFLKELKIDKVDMLVAQGSGCYPAIDLAASHTWIKSLALICPGGHRAFRGVSPYQQVQRMAMMYDKQLYRLPLILWVMVTKYVQRQPHRWNVPILHIIKSIVEAANYQFESMETNIFAVVNRQLPVTFVYSGQDSLVETEISRELAVALKLKPEEFAQVDSDNYFIYPEKKKSTRGLYLETGRHNPLKHQRHCDVIALMLIDELKRTTKNLS, encoded by the exons ATGTTACGGTTATTACAACATGCTGTTCTCCGAAACGTATCTCCGATCTGTGTTCCCCCTTCGATACGTTTTTTCTCAAAGTTAGGAGCCCAGCGTACCTGGCCTAAAAGTACGCCCTGCTTCTGTCCACATTTGTTACACCACAGACGGCAGGTACAGAGGTCACACACCAAAGAAAATGTAGGGACAGCTATTAACGCTCCATTGGAGAATTCCTCGTCGTGGAAATCTGTGTACGAGACTGTGACACAGCCGTTTACTGCTGAAAGAGATGAAACGTTTAGTGACACGGCCGAACTCTCCGTGCGGTACATTACCGTGCACACATTGTATGATTTCTATGTTGAATGCCCAGATGGGATTCTGTTTGACGTGTGTTATGTGGACTCGCACCCTGACGGGGTGGGAGGGAAGGACATTAAGACTGTGGTGCTTTTGCCCACCAGCCCAGGATCTCACCTCGATGTGTTGCCCCTCATGAGACCCCTAGTTAGGGCTGGGTACAGGGTAGTTGCAATCAATTTTCCAG GTTATGGAAAAACCAATGCATTTATTAAAGCACATGAGTTCATCTTCCGAGGAGCTACTGATGAGCGGACAGATTTTCTTCTCCAATTTCTCAAGGAgctgaaaattgacaa GGTGGACATGCTGGTAGCCCAGGGGTCAGGCTGCTACCCTGCAATTGACCTGGCAGCATCTCACACCTGGATCAAATCTCTGGCTCTTATCTGCCCTGGGGGACACAGGGCATTCCG AGGGGTCTCTCCTTATCAGCAGGTCCAGAGAATGGCCATGATGTATGACAAACAGCTGTACAGGTTACCCCTGATATTATGGGTGATGGTGACAAAGTACGTACAGCGACAACCACACAGATGGAATGTCCCGATTCTCCACATCATCAAGTCCATTGTGGAGGCGGCTAACTACCAGTTTGAGAGT ATGGAGACCAATATTTTTGCTGTGGTCAACAGACAGCTTCCAGTGACATTTGTGTATTCCGGTCAGGATTCCCTTGTAGAGACAGAAATATCCAGGGAGCTGGCCGTCGCCCTGAAACTCAAACCAGAGGAGTTTGCTCAAGTGGACAGTGACAACTATTTCATTTATCCAG AGAAAAAGAAATCAACGAGAGGTCTATATTTAGAAACAGGAAGGCACAACCCCCTGAAACATCAGAGACATTGTGATGTGATAGCATTAATGCTTATAGATGAATTGAAAAGGACAACAAAGAATCTATCATGA